A genomic segment from Flavobacterium sp. 9R encodes:
- a CDS encoding RagB/SusD family nutrient uptake outer membrane protein — protein MKKYIYLFAVSSLFALGSCSDDFLENEPYTELVTENFYSSPKDAFQGLVAVYDILQREGYGNTLLTSEIASDNCFGGYGIADGQGDLEWDRFLFVTDKDMNATAWKTGYQGIYRANILLENLDKVNWGTDTALKTKYEAEARFLRAHFHFQLARMFGDIVALDHTLKTAEYYSPRSSTEETYKLIASDLKFAADNLGTENYSQTGNANYGRITKWAAEAYLARTFLFYTGYYKKADLAGVVSKAQAVTYINDAVNNSGHGLVADYAKLWLAASFGQFAGEDNTEMVFAVRFNGSGKGDWNLHEGNRFQVLIAPRGGNIGPYGTGWGGATVNKKLVDAYGTGDTRKAASFIDFAGEGLSFDPVAREQRQYTGYAWKKYCPVTNEHGTGNFQIDNVQDYAVIRFADVLLMAAELNLDTNLAFAQTCLDRVRDRAYKDTTHRVQATKANIMEERRLELALEGLRYFDLLRQGVDVAKAAIDNTGAGTTFNVTFRTETLGWFPLPQSQILLSNGAMTQNPGW, from the coding sequence ATGAAAAAATATATATATCTTTTCGCAGTATCAAGTTTGTTTGCACTGGGATCTTGTTCTGATGATTTCTTAGAGAATGAACCGTATACTGAATTAGTTACGGAGAATTTTTACTCCTCACCCAAAGATGCTTTTCAAGGATTAGTAGCGGTTTATGATATTCTACAAAGAGAAGGCTATGGTAATACGTTACTTACCAGCGAAATTGCTTCGGATAACTGTTTTGGAGGATACGGAATTGCCGATGGGCAAGGAGATTTAGAATGGGATCGTTTCTTGTTTGTTACGGATAAAGACATGAATGCTACAGCTTGGAAAACGGGTTACCAAGGAATTTATAGAGCCAATATTTTATTAGAAAATTTGGATAAAGTAAATTGGGGAACTGATACCGCATTAAAAACCAAATACGAAGCCGAAGCTAGATTTCTTAGAGCACATTTCCATTTTCAGTTGGCCAGAATGTTTGGAGACATCGTGGCTTTAGATCACACTTTAAAGACAGCCGAGTATTATTCTCCTAGAAGTTCTACAGAGGAAACCTATAAATTAATCGCTAGTGATTTGAAATTTGCTGCTGATAATTTAGGAACCGAAAATTATTCTCAAACTGGAAATGCCAATTATGGTCGTATCACCAAATGGGCGGCTGAGGCTTATCTTGCAAGAACGTTTTTATTCTACACAGGATATTATAAAAAAGCAGATTTAGCAGGTGTCGTTTCTAAAGCGCAAGCGGTTACCTACATCAATGATGCAGTAAACAATAGCGGACATGGTTTAGTAGCAGATTATGCTAAACTTTGGTTAGCAGCTTCTTTCGGTCAATTTGCTGGTGAAGACAATACGGAGATGGTTTTTGCTGTACGATTCAACGGATCAGGAAAAGGCGATTGGAACCTTCACGAAGGAAACCGTTTTCAAGTACTTATCGCTCCTCGTGGTGGAAACATAGGCCCTTACGGCACAGGTTGGGGAGGTGCAACAGTAAATAAAAAATTAGTTGATGCGTATGGCACTGGAGATACCAGAAAAGCCGCTTCGTTTATTGATTTTGCTGGCGAAGGGTTAAGTTTCGATCCTGTGGCTAGAGAACAACGTCAATACACAGGTTATGCTTGGAAAAAATATTGTCCTGTAACCAATGAACACGGAACAGGAAACTTCCAAATTGACAACGTACAAGATTATGCAGTAATTCGTTTTGCGGATGTGTTATTGATGGCTGCTGAGTTAAACTTGGATACCAATCTTGCTTTTGCCCAAACTTGTTTAGACAGAGTTCGCGACCGTGCTTACAAAGATACAACCCATCGAGTTCAGGCCACAAAAGCCAATATTATGGAAGAGCGTCGTTTAGAATTAGCTCTTGAAGGCCTTCGTTATTTCGACTTGCTTAGACAAGGTGTAGATGTAGCAAAAGCTGCTATCGATAATACAGGTGCAGGAACAACATTTAATGTTACGTTCAGAACAGAAACATTGGGTTGGTTTCCGTTGCCTCAATCTCAAATCCTACTTTCAAACGGTGCGATGACACAAAATCCAGGTTGGTAA